TCAATCCAGAAGAAGTTATTTAAAACGTTCAGCTATCGGAGCGGGTGTTACAGTTCTTCCGTCCTACCTGACCGCAGCCCGGAAAGAGGGCGATAAGTTGCCGCCAAGTGAGCGGATCAATCTGGGATGTGTCGGTGTGGGCGGGCGCGGCAGTAATGTTATTCGGAGCCTTGCTGGTAGTGGGGCCCGGCCGGTTGCATTCTGTGATTTGGATTTTGAACTTCCGCGTGCTGTTAAATCGGTGGTGAAGGCCTATCCCGACGTTCCGCGATTTAATGATTTCCGTGTGATGATCGAAACCATGGATAAGGATATTGACGCGGTGAGTGTTGCGATTCCGGATCACTCCCATTATCCGGCGGCCATTCTGGCGATGTCGATGGGTAAACATGTATATGTTGAAAAACCGTTGACGCGTACATTTGAGGAATCTGAAATCCTCATGCGTGCCGAAAAAAAATACGGTGTGGTGACGCAGATGGGTAATCAGGGTCATACGGGTAATGGAATCAACCTGTTCGGCAAAATGGTGGATATGGGACTGTGCGACGGAATCACTCGGATGGCCGCCTGGAAGACGCCGGGGCTCTGGTTTATGAAAAAGAATGAACGTATTTCTCTGCCTCTGGTTAAGGGTACGGTTCCGGCATCGCTGAATACCTACGATCTGTGGTGCGGTCCGCGCAGAAAACTGCCGTATAATGATTTGTATCATCCATTTAATTGGCGGGGATTCTATGAATACGGTATGGGCATGCTTGGGGACTGGGGAGCACATATTGTCGATTTTCCCCATGATAAACTCGATATGGGACTGCCTACCGAAATCAAAGCAATCCATATGGAAGACCATAATAAAGTATTTTATCCGCTGGAATCCTACCTTTCCATGCATTTTCCCGCGCGTGGGAAAAATCGCCCGGCGATTGATATGACCTGGCACGACGGACCGAACTGCTGGCCGGAAGTGCCGAAACAATTCTGGGAAAAAGATCAGAATGGAAAACCGCTGCGGCCGCGCTTGAATGGGGGAGGGACCCTGTTGTACAGCGATGAAGGTGACCTGGCCATTCTGCGGGGAAATCATGCAGATATTCCTCGTCTGATTCCAAGAGATCAGCACATCAGATATTATGATGAGTTAAAAGAAGGCAGCAAAGCGGATAAGGGTTCCGGGAAACATTTTTCTTCCTTTGTTCGGGCTTGTAAGGGCGAGGGGCAGACAAATTCTCCCTTCAGTATTTCGGGTAAATTGTCGCAGGTTCTTGCGCTGGGAACGATCGGGCAATATATGAATACCGAGCTGGAATTTGATCCTGTTAAAAAACAGTTTATCGGAAATGATGAGGCCAACCTGTTGCTTAATCCCCCGGCTCGTGCTGGATGGGAAGAGTTTTATAAGATGGCTTAAGCATGACCTCCTACCGGGCTGAGAAGGCCGGCGCGTATCTTTTATCATGCGCATCGTGAACTGAGAGCGCGCCAGTATACCGCCATGCCCGGTCAGCAGTGTACACTTCTCCTCCTGATGGATACTTCCTGATTATACTCCTGCCGTGGAAAAGGATAACGAATTATAGAACAGGGTGTTGAGGAGAGGGAAAGGGCGCGCCGGTTGATGTTCCGGTATTGTAAAGCAGTCTGAACAATACGAAAAATGAACGGATAAGGACGGGAACGAATATGAAAACAGGTATCGTGTTAATGGCGGCAGCAACATTTTCCTTCGGGGTCATGGCGGAATGTTCTTTTATTCCGATCTTTGATGGGAAGACCATGAATGGATGGCATATTTTAGATGTTGCTCCGGAAGATAAATATTATGCAACGGATGAAAACTTTTTTGCAAAGGATGGTGCCATCCACTGCTTTCAGTCGGAAAGTAAGAAGGGCGGATTGGTGCTGTCGGATGGAAAGTACGATGATTTTGAACTGCTGTTTGAATTTAAAAATGCTTGGGGTTGCGATTCGGGCATCATGATTCGCTGTAACGAAAAAGGGCAGGGCATTCAGATTTTGAATGACTATCTGAAAGACGGTGTTGTCGGCTTTCCTTTCGGGGAAGGAACCGGTGGTTATTTTTCACGGCCCGTTGTTTTGAATATGCATGATGGCAAGGTTATTGGGGAAGATATCTATGATGCGGTTGATAAAGATAACCTTTTGTATTCAATCGATGCCAAGGGCTGGAATGCTCTCTGGAAGCATGGGGACTGGAATCGGATGAAAATTCGTTGTGTTGGCCCTGAGCCCCGGATTGTGACCTGGATCAATGGCGTGAAAATTATGGAAATGGATGGGGCAACCTATAAAGCACGCGGTTTAAAAGATGCAGTAAATATGAATTGGGATGCCAAATCCGCCTGGAACAGGAAGAAGATTCAACAGATTACCGGGGGTAAAGGATCCATTGCTTTTCAGATTCATCAGGGCGGTCGCTGGGCGCAGGGCGAATCGGTGCAGTATCGAAATATCCGGATTAAAGAGCTGAAATAATCAAGCGGGCTTTGACGGGGCGGTCAGAGTTGGCGGCTGGTACGGCCGGTGTTGTTGAAAGGCCGGACGTCGTGGTGATTGCTAGTGATGATCCGGGGTATGCCGACGTCGTTCTTGAGGTGTCCGATAATCAGGGTTGTTAAAATTACAGATTCTCTGTTCGGATTTTCGGAGGAAAATGTCTGATGTTATTTTAAAATAAAAAGAACGTTATGTGCCGGAATAAACAGGGGAAGCGTTCCTGTTATTTAACCATAATCAATGGAAATTTTATGAAAGTACAACAACTGCTAATGAGTACGCTGGTGTATGCGGGAGCCGTTGCGGCGGAATGGGAACCCGTGAAGAATTCAATGTTAACCGTGTGGGGGAAAAAGGTTGATGCATCCAATGTCTGGAACGAATATCCCCGCCCGCAACTTGAGCGAGAAAACTGGGTGAACCTAAATGGAATGTGGCAATACGAGGTGGTTGGTATAGATCACGTTCAGCCGGTTTTTGGAGAGAAGGAGATTTTGGTTCCTTTCGCGCTGGAGGCCCCATTGTCCGGAGTGGGTCGAAAGCTTGGGGTTGATGAAGCCTTGTGGTACCGGCGGGTGTTTGATTATCGCGAAAATAAAAATTCCCGGCTATTACTTCATTTTGAAGCCGTTGATTATAAAAGTGAAATATGGGTTAACGGCACGCGGGTGGGAATGCATGTCGGAGGAAACCTTCCGTTCAGCTTTGATATCAGCAGTCACGTAAAGCCTGGGGAAAACGAGATTGTTCTAAAGGTTGTTGATGCTACAAATCAACGTGGAAAGTATCAGCTGCGCGGTAAACAGGTGCTTCAGAATGGGGGAATAACCTATACGCGGGTTTCAGGAATCTGGCAGACCGTATGGTTGGAAAACGTGCCGGAAAATTATATTGAATCGCTTAAGATCGATACTGAGCTTTCCGGAAATATTTTTATTAAACCCTCAATTATAGGGAAGGGATCGATTCGCACATCGGCCTCTCTTAATGGAAAAAAAGTGGCTGAAGGCGGCGAGATTCTGAATATTCAGAATCCGCAATTCTGGTCCCCGGAATCCCCGGTACTTTACGATCTTAAGATTGAGCTTCTCTCCTCAAACGGGGAGGTTATGGATTGTGTGAAATCATATGCCGGCATCCGTGAAGTGGGCAAACGCATCGATGAAAACGGGAATTGGAGATTAACTCTGAACGGGAATGATATCTTTCATTGGGGACCGCTTGATCAGGGATGGTGGCCGGATGGACTGCTAACGCCTCCTTCAGAAGAAGCTATGCTGTTTGATATGAAGTACCTTAAGGAGGCCGGCTTTAACATGATTCGGAAGCATATCAAGGTAGAGCCCCGTCGATTTTATTATCAGTGTGACAAAATGGGATTTCTCGTTTGGCAGGATCATGTTTCCGGCGGCCAGAGAGCCGGAGCACCCAAAGATGCAACGGAAGATGAGAAAAAAGCAGCGTTGGCAAGAAGTGAGTGGCCGGAGTGGATCCGTCTTCATGATAAGCCGAGCGATGTTGAGCCGGAAAAAGTCTGGCCGGACTGGGCGCATAAACAGTGGATGATTGAACTGAAAGGAATGGTTGATCATCTTTATAACCATCCTTCAATTGTGGTTTGGGTTCCATTCAACGAACGTTGGGGGCAGCACTGTACTATGGAAGTCGGACGATGGATCAGCCAGTATGACCCTACCCGTACGATTAATATTGCCAGCGGTGGAAACTTTTTCCCGATCGGTGATATAGCTGATGAACATGCCTATCCGCATCCGCGATTTCCGCTGGATGATTCCCGTTATAAAAATTATGTAAAAGTCATTGGTGAGTTTGGAGGACATGGCTGGCCTGTTAAGGGGCATCTCTGGAAAGAGCAGAAGAAAAACTTGGGATATGGCGGACTGCCGAAAACCATTGAGGAATTTAAAGAACGGTATCGTAAATCCATAGAGCTTTTAAGTGATCTGAAACGAAAAGGTATTTCGGCGGGAGTCTATACTCAAACTACGGATGTTGAGATAGAGATCAACGGTCTCCTGACCTATGATCGTAAGGTATTGAAAATTCCTGCTGAGGAACTCAGAAAACTGAATGCAATTTTAAATGAATAGAATGGGAGTCCGGTTCTTATAAGAAGCGCGGGTTTATTCCGGTCGTCAGGGTGGGTGTCGTAAAGGTTGGTGAACCTGTTCATAATATAGCCCATTAGACAGGTATTTTTTCAGGCTGAGATCCATCAGTTTATTCGTTCCTTGCTTACAGGTAAACCTATACAGGAGCGATATGAAAAACACGTGGAAACTGATGTTGTGGATGCTGGCACTTGCCGGTTCTGCGGCGGCAAATGAACAGCCGAATATTCTGTGGATCATTACGGATGATCATCGGGCGGATTCGGTTCAGGCCTATAACCGGGCAACGACCGGTAAAAATTACAACCCTCTGGGTTTTGTGATGTCGCCGGAGGCGGATAAACTGGCGGAAGAGGGTGTTCTTTTTACGCGGGCCTATTGTAATTCGCCGGGTTGTGCACCGAGTCGCACATCGATGCATTACGGCATGTATCCGCACCACAGCGGTCACTATGGGTTTGAGACATCGCATCGCGATACCGCATTCAGCAAACCGTTTCTTCCTGAAATGATGGCGGACCTTGGTTATACGACGGCCTCCTTCGGCAAAACGGGGTTTTATGTTTTTAAAAACAGTCCGCGGAAATATGATAAAATCGATTTTTATCAGCATGAAGTCAGTATGCGCCAGATCACCGATAGCGGCCTTTCGGACTGGAGCAAGTACAGCAAATGGGCGGAGGGTAAAAAAGCCGGATCGGGGGTTCGGTGGCGTTTCAAGAACCGGGTGCTTGATTATTATATTCCCGTTGACGGTGAAATGGATGCTGAAAATGCCCGGGTCAGGAAACAAGCCGAAGAAGAGCTGGATATTCTCTATGCCTACAAACGGAATAATGCCGGTCTGATTATCGGCGGGCAGAGTCCGTCCTCCGCTGAAAATACGATGGATGGACACATTGCAGGTTCGATGATTGATTTTCTTCAGCATGCCGGAAAGAAATACAACACGCCTTATGATACGGCTATGGAAGGACCGAATCCGGATAAACCGTTATTTGTTCACCTCGGATTCCATTTTCCTCATACCCCGACCTTGCCGTCGAAAGAGTTTCGTGACCTTTTCATGGCAAAAGAAAAAGAAATTCCGTACCGGGTTCCGGACTTCAGTAAAGAGGAGCTCGAAAAACTGCCGCCGCAGATGCAGCTCTGGTTTGAAAAGACCAACTTTGCGGATATGACCGAAGCGGATAAAAGGCAGTCGATTCGTGACTATTATGCTTTTTGTGCCATGGGCGATCACCTCGTTGGGCAGTCTGTGGAAGCGTTCAAAGCGTACAGCAGAAAACAGGGGCGCGACTGGCTGATTCTGTATGTGATCGGCGACCACGGATGGCATTTGGGTGAGCAGGGCGGAACATCAAAATTTGCACCGTATGATAAATCGAATCACTGTGCGGTTATTGCCGTTTCTTCCGATAAACAACGGTGGCCGGCCGGGAAGGTCTGTCGCAACTGGGTGGAATTTGTTGATATTGCGCCGACGCTGCTGCAGGGCGGCGGAGCTGATCTTTCTGAAGAAGCATTCGCTCATCTTGACGGTGTTTCAATGAAGGATGTGCTGGCCGGCAAAAATACCCGTCAATATGTCATCGGCGAAATGAATCATGTGATCGGTCCGCGCTGCTATCTGCGTTGCGACGATTTTGCTTTTTCCATGCGTAACCGCGAAAAGAACGGAAAGGCTTTCGAAAAGTGGGGGGATAAACCGGGGGTAAATATTAAATGGGCTCTGGAGGCGCCGCGCGAAAAAGTGGAAATGGTTCTTTTTGATCTGCGTGTAGATTCAGGGGAACAGAACAATGTGGCTTATGATCCGGAGTATGCCGCTCTGGCAGACTGGTTCCGTAATAAACTGGGACGTATTACGCTGGGTGACGGCCGGGTGGAATGCGACTGGAAGCATCCCGATGATTATATGATTACTGACTTTGCCAAGGGGGCCCATGACGGGAAACTTGATATTCCGGCAGAGCTTATTCCAACCATTTAAGGAGAACATAATGAAAAAACGGTTACTGCTTTTTGCGCTGGTTTCAGCCGCGGTTTATGCTGCGGACAAACCTAATATTGTTGTGATTATGGCCGACGATATGGGCTTTGAGGACACAGGTTTCACGGGTTCAGAAGATATCCGGACTCCGAATCTTGATCGGCTGGCTGCGGAAGGTGTGGTGTTCGAACAGGGCTATGCCAACCACCCGTTCTGCGGGCCGAGTCGTGCGGCGTTTATTACCGGCCGGTATCAGCACCGCTTCGGTTTTGAAACCAATCCGGCCTATGACCCGGCGAATACGGCGCTGGGACTGGACCGGGATGAAATTACTTTTGCACGTCGTCTGCAGGATGCCGGCTATACGACCGGGGTCATCGGAAAATGGCATCTGGGGTCCGCTGAGGATTTTCATCCGCTGAACCGGGGCTTTGACTATTTTTACGGTTTTCTCGGAGGCGGACATGATTATTTCCGGATCGACCTGACCGCTCCCGTTAAAGAGGGTTATCTGCAGGGGCTGGTGCGCAATAAACAGCCGGCTGGTTTTGAAGGCTATCTGACGACCGCCCTCAGTCGGGATGCGGTTCAGTTTGTGGAAAACAACAAGGAGGATCCTTTCTTTCTGTTTGTGTCGTTTAACTGCCCGCATGCACCGCAGCAGGCCCCGAAGGAGGATATTGCGCGGTATGCGCACATCCAGGATTCCAAACGCCGTGCGTATTGCGCCATGGTGGATATCATGGATCAGGGCGTCGGCGAAATTATCCAGGCATTGGAAAGAAACGGTGTGCGGGACAATACCTTGGTGGTCTTCACCGCCGATAATGGCGGACCGCAGCCGAGAGATGGAAAAACCGGGGGATGGAACGGATCGTCCAATGCGCCGTTTCGCGGAGGAAAGGGTAATTTGTATGACGGCGGTGTGCATGTTCCTTTTATGGCGAACTGGCCCGCTAAATTTCCCAAAGGAAAACGTTATCGCTATCCGGTAATCTCGCTGGACATCGGCCGGACTGCGGTTGAAATCGGGGGAGGCGATCCAATGACGGGAAAACCGATGGAAGGCGTCAATCTGCTGCCGTATGTGACAGGACAGAAAAAAGGGGCTCCGCATGAGGCGCTGTTCTGGCGTGGAGGAAGCAACTGGTCGGTGCTGGCGTCCGACGGAACCAAGCATCTGAAGGACCGCGATAGTAAGAAGCCGCAGCTTTTTTATCTGCCCGGCGATGTTTCTGAATCCAATGACCTGCTGAACAAACAGCCTGAACGTGCTGCCGCGTTGCGGGCTGCATGGGAAAAGTGGGATGAAGGCAATGTGGCCTGCCGACTGCTGGGCTATAAAGATTATCATAAAAAACGCGATGCATTTTATGAACAGGCCGTTCCCGAAGCGTCTAAAAAGGAAGGC
This is a stretch of genomic DNA from Pontiella agarivorans. It encodes these proteins:
- a CDS encoding glycoside hydrolase family 2 protein, whose product is MKVQQLLMSTLVYAGAVAAEWEPVKNSMLTVWGKKVDASNVWNEYPRPQLERENWVNLNGMWQYEVVGIDHVQPVFGEKEILVPFALEAPLSGVGRKLGVDEALWYRRVFDYRENKNSRLLLHFEAVDYKSEIWVNGTRVGMHVGGNLPFSFDISSHVKPGENEIVLKVVDATNQRGKYQLRGKQVLQNGGITYTRVSGIWQTVWLENVPENYIESLKIDTELSGNIFIKPSIIGKGSIRTSASLNGKKVAEGGEILNIQNPQFWSPESPVLYDLKIELLSSNGEVMDCVKSYAGIREVGKRIDENGNWRLTLNGNDIFHWGPLDQGWWPDGLLTPPSEEAMLFDMKYLKEAGFNMIRKHIKVEPRRFYYQCDKMGFLVWQDHVSGGQRAGAPKDATEDEKKAALARSEWPEWIRLHDKPSDVEPEKVWPDWAHKQWMIELKGMVDHLYNHPSIVVWVPFNERWGQHCTMEVGRWISQYDPTRTINIASGGNFFPIGDIADEHAYPHPRFPLDDSRYKNYVKVIGEFGGHGWPVKGHLWKEQKKNLGYGGLPKTIEEFKERYRKSIELLSDLKRKGISAGVYTQTTDVEIEINGLLTYDRKVLKIPAEELRKLNAILNE
- a CDS encoding 3-keto-disaccharide hydrolase — translated: MKTGIVLMAAATFSFGVMAECSFIPIFDGKTMNGWHILDVAPEDKYYATDENFFAKDGAIHCFQSESKKGGLVLSDGKYDDFELLFEFKNAWGCDSGIMIRCNEKGQGIQILNDYLKDGVVGFPFGEGTGGYFSRPVVLNMHDGKVIGEDIYDAVDKDNLLYSIDAKGWNALWKHGDWNRMKIRCVGPEPRIVTWINGVKIMEMDGATYKARGLKDAVNMNWDAKSAWNRKKIQQITGGKGSIAFQIHQGGRWAQGESVQYRNIRIKELK
- a CDS encoding sulfatase-like hydrolase/transferase — translated: MKKRLLLFALVSAAVYAADKPNIVVIMADDMGFEDTGFTGSEDIRTPNLDRLAAEGVVFEQGYANHPFCGPSRAAFITGRYQHRFGFETNPAYDPANTALGLDRDEITFARRLQDAGYTTGVIGKWHLGSAEDFHPLNRGFDYFYGFLGGGHDYFRIDLTAPVKEGYLQGLVRNKQPAGFEGYLTTALSRDAVQFVENNKEDPFFLFVSFNCPHAPQQAPKEDIARYAHIQDSKRRAYCAMVDIMDQGVGEIIQALERNGVRDNTLVVFTADNGGPQPRDGKTGGWNGSSNAPFRGGKGNLYDGGVHVPFMANWPAKFPKGKRYRYPVISLDIGRTAVEIGGGDPMTGKPMEGVNLLPYVTGQKKGAPHEALFWRGGSNWSVLASDGTKHLKDRDSKKPQLFYLPGDVSESNDLLNKQPERAAALRAAWEKWDEGNVACRLLGYKDYHKKRDAFYEQAVPEASKKEGYKPQLKDTFKP
- a CDS encoding Gfo/Idh/MocA family oxidoreductase, translating into MKNTDGRGTQSRRSYLKRSAIGAGVTVLPSYLTAARKEGDKLPPSERINLGCVGVGGRGSNVIRSLAGSGARPVAFCDLDFELPRAVKSVVKAYPDVPRFNDFRVMIETMDKDIDAVSVAIPDHSHYPAAILAMSMGKHVYVEKPLTRTFEESEILMRAEKKYGVVTQMGNQGHTGNGINLFGKMVDMGLCDGITRMAAWKTPGLWFMKKNERISLPLVKGTVPASLNTYDLWCGPRRKLPYNDLYHPFNWRGFYEYGMGMLGDWGAHIVDFPHDKLDMGLPTEIKAIHMEDHNKVFYPLESYLSMHFPARGKNRPAIDMTWHDGPNCWPEVPKQFWEKDQNGKPLRPRLNGGGTLLYSDEGDLAILRGNHADIPRLIPRDQHIRYYDELKEGSKADKGSGKHFSSFVRACKGEGQTNSPFSISGKLSQVLALGTIGQYMNTELEFDPVKKQFIGNDEANLLLNPPARAGWEEFYKMA
- a CDS encoding sulfatase-like hydrolase/transferase — protein: MKNTWKLMLWMLALAGSAAANEQPNILWIITDDHRADSVQAYNRATTGKNYNPLGFVMSPEADKLAEEGVLFTRAYCNSPGCAPSRTSMHYGMYPHHSGHYGFETSHRDTAFSKPFLPEMMADLGYTTASFGKTGFYVFKNSPRKYDKIDFYQHEVSMRQITDSGLSDWSKYSKWAEGKKAGSGVRWRFKNRVLDYYIPVDGEMDAENARVRKQAEEELDILYAYKRNNAGLIIGGQSPSSAENTMDGHIAGSMIDFLQHAGKKYNTPYDTAMEGPNPDKPLFVHLGFHFPHTPTLPSKEFRDLFMAKEKEIPYRVPDFSKEELEKLPPQMQLWFEKTNFADMTEADKRQSIRDYYAFCAMGDHLVGQSVEAFKAYSRKQGRDWLILYVIGDHGWHLGEQGGTSKFAPYDKSNHCAVIAVSSDKQRWPAGKVCRNWVEFVDIAPTLLQGGGADLSEEAFAHLDGVSMKDVLAGKNTRQYVIGEMNHVIGPRCYLRCDDFAFSMRNREKNGKAFEKWGDKPGVNIKWALEAPREKVEMVLFDLRVDSGEQNNVAYDPEYAALADWFRNKLGRITLGDGRVECDWKHPDDYMITDFAKGAHDGKLDIPAELIPTI